The sequence GCCCGCAAAGAAGAGACCTGCGTAGAATCATTCGTCACAAAGCAAAGTTGCGATGCATAATTTTTTGCAACAGTCGGTTTAAAGAAAATCGTGATGCGATTTGATCCATTCGGTGGAATGATAAGATGATCGGAAGAAAGTGAAAAACCATCTGTACTACTGCTCCCATCACTTCCAAAGTCGATCTTTTTGATAAAAAGTGCACCACTCCCATCATTAAAAATCACTAACTCCCGTTTACTTTCTGTCCCGATATTTTCCGTGCTAAAATTAATGGCCGTTGCGGCAAGACGCATCTTGGAAGGAGCTCCTAAGGCCTCTGCCAGCAGGGGAACCTGAAAAAGATTTTGGTCGGCCGCATTCCCACCGCGCACTTCCAACAATCCCTCATAGCTTCCGGTCCATTCGGGAGAAAAAATCACCTGCACCGTCCGACTTTTTCCCGGGGGAAGGATAAATCGACCGGGGAGCACAAGAAAATTGAGTGTCTGTCGTGTAAAAGCTGAAACGGTTAGCCTGCGATCGCTGTCCGGATTGGAAACAACAATCGTTTTTGGGGAACTGTCTGCCCCAACTACCGTCGATGAAAAGTTCAGGTGTGGATCGCTTTCCACTTTTAAGTGGGCCATCCCGACCCCAACCCCACTTGCAGAAATGGAAGATGGAAAATGGGCAATGTCATCCGACAAAATATCGAGTTTTGCATTCGCAGGGCCCATTGCTTGTGGCAAAAAATCGACCGCAATGGTGCGACTCTGATTTGGAGGTACCTCCACTACTTCCAGCATTTTATTAAAGTGACGAAACTGGGTTGGATTATTGCCGGACCAAAGACCGTTCGAAATGCGCAAAACTCTTCTGCCGCGATTTGTAATTGTAAAAAGTTTATGTTGTCCCGGTTGAGTTCCATACGCATCGCCCGCTCCAAA comes from Deltaproteobacteria bacterium and encodes:
- a CDS encoding choice-of-anchor D domain-containing protein; amino-acid sequence: MKIVALTLFLFFLVSDRALAFSAPQSLQIQPAVSLPRAIHHGLLLTFDPIVTPSLISFKAEVSPDNGTTWFLFQDSIRPYDNRSIILPYRSAHYGFATGKNYRIRLCANYGSEIQCSISSTFRLPSLSSQDSLDEDDDILTNIQEYNYGTDPRNPDSDNDQMADPFEVARNLDPNLSQMPTLSVDVTSLNFGAGDAYGTQPGQHKLFTITNRGRRVLRISNGLWSGNNPTQFRHFNKMLEVVEVPPNQSRTIAVDFLPQAMGPANAKLDILSDDIAHFPSSISASGVGVGMAHLKVESDPHLNFSSTVVGADSSPKTIVVSNPDSDRRLTVSAFTRQTLNFLVLPGRFILPPGKSRTVQVIFSPEWTGSYEGLLEVRGGNAADQNLFQVPLLAEALGAPSKMRLAATAINFSTENIGTESKRELVIFNDGSGALFIKKIDFGSDGSSSTDGFSLSSDHLIIPPNGSNRITIFFKPTVAKNYASQLCFVTNDSTQVSSLRACSVVRSVGPGVVFPNASHGIILSGVGQ